Within the Syngnathus scovelli strain Florida chromosome 6, RoL_Ssco_1.2, whole genome shotgun sequence genome, the region ATTCAGAAATCAACTCAACACTTTCAACTTCCTTGACAACATAAAAAGATAACATGGCAACCAGTTactagcagaaaaaaaagaacacatttCTTTGTGAGTGTGAAGATTCAAGGTGAGTTATCCTCACTTTATGAACACTTTCTGACACCTGTTGGCTCTCACCTCTAACCAGCATTCAGCCACTGTGGTTGGCGGGAAAAAAATGGCTTCTTACTGGCCAGACGTAGAGTTCCACTTATGCAGCCAGTTAGCTGAGAACAACGCTAGCATCTGAAAGTTCTTTTCAAAGCTGCAGTCACGGTGTTCATACACTACCATGCCCTCCCATGTGAATGTCATTATTGTCACGGCAACCCTGAGTAACATGTACCTCATGTCATGCATGTGCGTGCGTCCCTGTTGTTTGGTCTCCCCAAGGTTCTTATTTATTCCACTTTCTGCTTTGCTGCACCACCTCATCAGATTTTCTACATCTGCCAGGATATCAGTGGAGCCTTTGTGAAATACGTGTTTTCTCCCTTTGTTCATACACGTAAATTTGTGTATTAGGTTGCACAAATTTACATTGGTTTTAATGATTCATCTTTACATTTGCGCTTTTGCTCTAgacactgttgttttttttatcgttttttgtatttgttttttcaagGATAGCTTTCTTCTGGCCTTAGATTGGCCAATTAGGGAATCTGATGTCCACTAACATTTCTGTGTCAACATGGCAGCCTGCAAATAAGGACAGATATGCTATTAAAATGGCTGTTTTGTAAAACCCCAAATTAATTAACCCGGCACCAACACTCCAAATAACGAATCATGGCATtgataatttttattttcaacaatTTAGGTTTTTTAaatcttccatttttttttagaatgtaTTTAGATGACGAATGAAGTCTAATCAGTTGAAATATATGAAATAGTAATAATTCTGTCGTGCTAATGTTTCATGAGTCAATGAAACGATAGTCTTCATCAAACATTTTTACTTTCTCCTGCCTCCTCTTTCAAACCCTCTTTGTTGGAATTTCTGGTGGGAGCTGCTAGTATGTCAACAGATGCGAGAAGCTAGGAACATGCAATTAGAGGAATAAGATGAGCTCTAATACTCATATATTTCCCATAAGACATTATGGACGTGAGTGTTTTTACAAGGCTTCAGCTCTAATAACAGTGGATTACTATTATTGGGCGGGCTGGAGTGTTTTCATTTATAGTGCAAGGCCGAGGTTGCTCTTTGGGTAGattttatgattttatttaaCTTAAAGGTGAGTTTggaggagagagggagagagttgattttatttaacttaaaggtgtgtttgggggagcgagagtgagagagagagagagagagagagagagagagagagagagagagagagagagagagagagagagagagagagagagagagagagagacagagagacagagacagagagacagagagacagagacagagagagacagagagacagagacagagagacagagagatgcCTCAAGTATAGGAGGGGCGGAGATCATGGGGGCCGGTCCGCTGGAGGCGATTAGAAAATAGGGAAGACGCGCACGCGCTAATCCGATGATAGCTCTCAGTGACCGGAGGGAGGGACAACTCTGCGGTTGAGggagggaaaagaaaagaaaaaaaagtaagagCAAAGCGTGAGCATCTCGAGCTGCATCGCCTGGTCTCTTCCTCTAGAGCCTTTTGTGTTTCAAACTCTTATATGTGACGTATCAATAATTCAGTCGCGCGCGCTCGCCAGCCAGACGGAGCTCGCCCCACTCCACCTCCACCATCAGCACCACCACCCACTGCTGGCCAACCTCCAGCATCACTCCGCGCGCTATGACTGCTTTTTCCGCGTGCACACATCACGGCCCCTCCGCATTGCACGACACACTCCTTCACTGTCCTCCAAGTCACTGAAAAGCTGCCAAGAAGTGACAACGAGAACAAAGGACGACGAATTACAAGTGGCAAGTCGAGCTGGACATATTGGGACTTGAAAAagaaaggagaggagcaaagcgcCAGTCGCCAACTCAATTTCACACAGCAAGCGTGATCACCAACTCCCAGCAGAGTTCGTTTCACTTTGGGCCAAAGGTGGGGACACTCAAGCCGCCCTATACGAGGTTTTAAAGTGGACTAAAAGCCCCGCGTCCAGGTCGTCGCTTGTGATTGCGGGTATGTTGGCGTTTTGCCTGCTGAGTGCCGTGTGGCTCGCGGCCAGCCCGAACCCGAGCCACGCTCAAAACGAAACGGAACCGATCGTCCTGGAGGGGAAGTGCCTGGTGGTGTGCGACTCCAACCCGACGTCGGACCCCACGGGCACCGCGCTGGGCATCTCGGTGCGCTCGGGCAATGCCAAAGTGGCGTTCTCGGCCGTCCGGAACAACAACCACGAACCTTCAGAAATGAGCAACCGAACCAATGTCATCTACTTTGATCAGGTAGGAACTAAACACCCGCTTTTCATATTCACCTTAAAATCACTATAAACGGATGTGCGCTGTTGATGAAGTGCAGAGTTTATGTCTGACAAAGAGTAACGTTTGTGTTCAGTATTTTTATTACCAAAAACGGAGTAGTAATTTGCAAGTTCCATGTTAGTTTAATGTGTTTTTTCACCTTTTTAATACTGTCCATGAAATCTTACATCATGACTGCCTCTATGGGTTGGAGGTGTATCTTAAATCtgtttatcattatttttattcaaaattTCATTGTATACCCGCTatccaatgacaataaaggcattCTATATCTATATTCTATAATTCCTCATGAGGAAATGCAATTTGGACCGCACAAAGTGCTGCAGTTGGGTGGGTGGGGAcagtgccttgctcaagggcacttTCACTATTAAGGAAGTAAACTCGCGTCTCATCATTTTGTCCACAATGTTACTTGAACCGTTAAACTGTGATCCTAAAGCATAAATCCTAACAAAAAAGCTATTGCTACTAGatgtatttggaaaaaaagaggttgtgaaaacaacaaaaatccagGTCAGCATGAGTTGCTGGAAGGACACATTGGCGGCTTCTGTTCATACCAGTCAGGCATCCTAATAGTCAGAGGCTTGCTAAAAGTGAAACAAGCGAGATCCTCTTTTTTTCATGCTAATGTAAGTCtggccttaaaaaaaaagccttttactTCTGCTTTTCGACATGACATTTCTGGCTATGTGATCTGATATGTCAAATAATTTAGTAACTACAGGTCACGGGAGCAAGGTCCTGCCTGCTTCCCAGGAAAGGTTAATTTTCACTCAAACTGCCGCTCAATCACCCGTCACGGTCCGCTTTTATCCATTAAAGCAGACACTTGGCCGCAGCGATGCATGATAGAAATTTCAatgaagtttttattttttatttcattcctaATAAAGTGGGGGAAAGAAGCAGATAATGgaatccagtttttttttttgtcatcgttGGGGAAATCTTAATGCTGTGAGACAAGATTGCGTTCACCGGTACTTTTAATGGCCATTTAAAAAGTTCTCTTCAATAAATCACTGACTTGATTGCTAGGATTCATTTTAATAGTTGAGGATCTTCAGTAAAAACAGTCAGACTAATTAGAGTAGAGATATTATTCCGTGTGTGCCTCCGCAAAAATTTCCGATCTTGCCGCATACTAAATTGCGACGCAGCACAATCTCGTGTCGACAACctaacttttttcttttctttccgtcAGGTTCTCGTAAACGTCGGGAATAATTTTGACAAGGACAGAAGTGATTTTATCGCTCCACGAAAAGGGATTTACAGTTTTAACTTCCATGTGGTGAAAGTCTACAACCGCCAAACAATACAGGTTAGTGTACgcggtacgtgtgtgtgtgtgtgtgtgtgtgtgtgtgtgtgtgtgtgtgtgtgcgcgtgtgtgtgtgtgtgtgcgtgtgtgcgtgtgtgtgtgtgtgtgtgcgtgtgtgtgcgtgtgtgtgtgtgtgtgtgtgtgtgtgtgtgtgtgtgtgtgtgtgtgtgtgtgtgcgtgcgtcttcCTTCCCCAGAGAAAAAAGGTGAGGGGTGGGCATCAATAGATGAAGGTTAGTTGTTCTCCGCACTCATAATGAACCCACACGCGCAGACGACACCACAAAATAGGAGGTTGGAATACTGCAGCTGATACAGcttcagcaccacggacagcaCCTCCATTTAGTTTGTGCACCATTCAAATACGTAACAAGGTTCCATGCTGCGCAGGTTTAATTTTATCGCACAGAAATATCGATTTGTTGGTCTGGTAATACTGTGTTTCCCAACCTGGTGTACCCTAACCTCTAAGGGCACGTAAGCACATTGCTGTATGTGGAAATATTTAATAGTTTATATTCCAGATCACTAACCTGTGGTATAGTGGCGGCAAAATCCCAACAGTCGCGTGTCACCTCAAGTGTCAAgtgttgaaaaaagaaaaattgctatTATGCGTCTAAATATTATCAGCGATCCTTCCTGAGTTTCAATGCCTTAGTCAAAGGAGCGCCATTTTTATTCTGCTAAGAAAATATAAAACAGGGGCTGGTTTATGCTTGATGTTGattcaaatttttttattttattcacattatttattttcatcgtTTGAAAAGATGAGCATTGaatgttcaaataaaaaaataaataaataatattttcatTCAACAATCAGTTGTGTTATGTGGAATCATCAAGTTAGAGGAGCTGTGTCCAAAtctggtcctcgagggccgctatCCTGCACTTTTTTAAAGTTGCCCTCTCCCAACACAAACAATTCAAATGATCAAGCTCGTTGCCGATGAGCTGATTgtgtgaatcaggtgtgttggcagAGGGCAACATCTGAAACATGTAGGATGACAGCCCTCGAGGATCGGTTTTGAACACACCTGAGTTAGGGCGTACTCATGCtatgagaaaaaagaaaaaaaaaaagctttggggTACACAGGTTGGGAACCACTGATTTAATACACACCCCTCCCCTTCATGCCACTAACAACTCTCTTTCACCACATATTCCGTGCTGCCTCATTTAGTCTTTTGTTGTGTCAAGTGATGGGAAATTTTTGTCCCAAACTCGTTTCCTGTGTTAAACATGTGCACAATGTGATCTTTGCAAATTAAACTGTTGTGTAATTATGCTGTTGGCTCTCTGGAGTTTCGGCATTATGCGTTGCTACTTAGGCCTTATTATTAGAGTCTCAAATTAATTAACACGGCTTATCTGCAGTAACAACAAGGGCGGCGAGAAACCTTCGGAGCGGGTTATAGTTGTCTGGCTACACGCAAACACAACTGGAGATGACAGATGCGAGACACGTTCAAAAGTCATCAACTTAATTGAAATTGTAGACATTTGAACATGCTTCCATATATAGAATAGGTGTTGATTGTTCCTCCATGACAGCACCCCGCTTTCCCACCCTCCCATCCATGCCCCTATCCATCCAGGGGCACCTGGTGTGTTGAAATCTCCCACTGTTTAATTGCCTGAGAGGCAGGCGATGCGAGGCAGCAAGATGAAAAACACACGTTGCAAAGCATGAAGGCAAGGAAGTGAGGGCACATGA harbors:
- the cbln1 gene encoding cerebellin-1; protein product: MLAFCLLSAVWLAASPNPSHAQNETEPIVLEGKCLVVCDSNPTSDPTGTALGISVRSGNAKVAFSAVRNNNHEPSEMSNRTNVIYFDQVLVNVGNNFDKDRSDFIAPRKGIYSFNFHVVKVYNRQTIQVSLVHNGWPVISAFAGDQDVTREAASNGVLIQMEKGDRAYLKLERGNLMGGWKYSTFSGFLVFPM